The proteins below are encoded in one region of Kazachstania africana CBS 2517 chromosome 6, complete genome:
- the SCM4 gene encoding Scm4p (similar to Saccharomyces cerevisiae SCM4 (YGR049W) and YLR356W; ancestral locus Anc_4.191), which yields MSFSILDISNGIAVSSLGLYAGLLSSSTLVSVIAPIDVVKNSLKHVFCGFGIGGTVLATVSTAAFSLSYYLSGKDTSLLYGLLLGPLSGLYLQLTSDYTKKLADIEETKHNLDEIVDKKNQMSSPELVEKEVTPKLPPHHPVIKGANGETVQCPFAKRQANKKLQNKKINLPGCGFLSSMNFHLIVASTASVAAFVTSVFLLLKV from the coding sequence ATGagcttttcaatattagaTATATCGAATGGTATTGCAGTTTCCTCACTAGGGTTATACGCTGGATTATTAAGTTCCTCAACTCTAGTTTCCGTAATTGCGCCAATTGACGTGGTGAAAAACAGTTTGAAACATGTGTTCTGCGGTTTTGGGATTGGTGGGACCGTCTTAGCGACTGTGTCCACTGCAGCTTTCAGTTTAAGTTATTATTTATCCGGAAAGGATacatcattattatatgGATTATTACTAGGTCCGTTATCCGGCCTATATCTCCAACTGACTTCTGATTACACCAAGAAACTGGCAGACATTGAGGAGACAAAACATAATCTGGATGAGATTGTGGACAAGAAGAATCAGATGAGTTCACCGGAATTAGTGGAGAAAGAGGTGACACCTAAACTACCTCCTCATCATCCAGTTATCAAAGGTGCAAACGGCGAAACTGTACAATGCCCATTTGCCAAGAGACAAGCGAATAAGAAGCTACAAAATAAGAAGATCAATTTGCCAGGTTGCGGATTCTTGTCGTCCATGAATTTCCATTTAATAGTTGCATCCACTGCCAGTGTTGCTGCTTTTGTAACTAGTGTCTTCttacttttgaaagtttga
- the KSS1 gene encoding mitogen-activated serine/threonine-protein kinase KSS1 (similar to Saccharomyces cerevisiae KSS1 (YGR040W); ancestral locus Anc_4.184): MARTVTFDIPAEYQLIDLIGEGAYGTVCSAIHKPSNIKVAIKKIQPFSKNLFVTRTLREVKLLRYFHNHENVISILDKVRPISIEKMNNVYLVQELMETDLQKIINNSATGLGSTLTDDHIQYFTYQILRALKSIHSAKVIHRDLKPSNLLLNSNCDLKVCDFGLARCLASSSDSRETLVGIMTEYVATRWYRAPEIMLSFQEYTTAMDIWSVGCILAEMVSGKPLFPGRDYHHQLWYILEVLGTPEYDDFRQIKSKRAKEYIANLPMKAPMSWGVVFANRKDLNPDMLDLLTKMLMFNPDKRISAAEALKHPYLTTYHDPEDEPEYPPLDLDDEFWKIDNEVKKSDEDEMSMDVLRQMLYDELMKPLK, from the coding sequence ATGGCTAGAACCGTAACATTTGATATTCCGGCGGAGTATCAACTAATCGATCTAATTGGTGAAGGCGCATATGGTACCGTATGCTCTGCAATTCATAAGCCATCAAACATAAAAGTTGCcatcaaaaaaattcaacCATTCAGCAAGAATTTATTTGTGACAAGAACTTTGAGAGAAGTCAAGTTATTAAGATACTTTCATAATCATGAAAACGTAATTAGCATACTGGATAAAGTCAGGCCGATTTCCATAGAAAAGATGAACAATGTTTACCTTGTTCAAGAGTTGATGGAAACAGATTTACAAAAGATTATTAATAACAGCGCCACTGGGTTAGGCTCGACATTAACTGATGACCATATACAGTATTTCACTTATCAGATCTTAAGGGCGTTAAAATCCATTCATAGTGCTAAAGTCATACACAGAGACTTGAAACCTTCTAATTTGTTACTAAACTCGAACTGtgatttgaaagtttgCGATTTTGGTCTAGCGAGATGCTTAGCGAGCAGTAGTGATTCTAGAGAAACTTTGGTTGGAATCATGACGGAGTACGTAGCAACCAGATGGTATAGAGCCCCAGAGATTATGTTATCGTTCCAAGAATACACAACAGCAATGGACATATGGTCTGTCGGTTGTATACTTGCTGAGATGGTCTCCGGAAAACCATTGTTTCCTGGAAGAGactatcatcatcaacTTTGGTATATCCTGGAAGTACTCGGTACACCAGAATATGATGATTTCCGACAAATCAAATCGAAGAGGGCGAAAGAATACATAGCTAATCTACCTATGAAAGCGCCGATGTCATGGGGCGTAGTCTTTGCTAATAGGAAGGACCTAAACCCCGACATGCTAGATCTTCTTACCAAGATGCTGATGTTCAATCCTGACAAGAGGATCAGCGCAGCTGAAGCGCTCAAACATCCATACCTCACCACATATCACGACCCAGAAGATGAACCAGAATACCCACCATTGGATCTCGATGATGAGTTTTGGAAAATAGACAATGAAGTTAAGAAATCGGATGAGGACGAAATGTCCATGGATGTTCTAAGGCAGATGCTCTATGATGAACTCATGAAGCCTTTAAAATAA
- the BUD9 gene encoding Bud9p (similar to Saccharomyces cerevisiae BUD9 (YGR041W) and BUD8 (YLR353W); ancestral locus Anc_4.186), translating into MSSIDSGNSFKKSSSSDSKHSKRLVALRSDSFYFESPKDTPEPASLQHNNHGNDEFSYSVFVDDRRLSQLIQQANSSFSDMSDSSDQSISKSIISSSSSERHANTDNIRGSPNPSQKGKKPVLLTSQDNLLSSQHELKGHSSMNTVATSVLILSGNNQSSNDALKLKRESVASTGGTSGNRTSSFYSAFESPINSNNSALEKICHSGAVLDDKEHVPMDNSEIGSHSFMYEDTIEPTIEEAYKLLKIEADMPMCNLSLIRSKEFEPTKFQLSMKSLKATDNAKHISALSQNTTSYATQSTNKSSKPSRITHNSSLLENILVTSPTSDKTDNTRNISLLKTISSPRKLRQSTNEMHITHTPKITRSQLDLMISNINSGSYNANPTNSDSPDIIDLPNDLEKGNIPIQHIDSNSVHSYDSEKYKFTDVFSIWSIIKIITIGLIVPPVFLMIAAGSKCGFSDYRILKLILNQEHRIGLLRGFVWDVDIHWFRMLCFCIGSIEFIAILACIGVGGGVGLATE; encoded by the coding sequence atgtCTTCAATCGATAGCGgcaattcttttaaaaaatcaagTTCGTCAGATTCAAAGCATTCCAAAAGACTCGTTGCTTTGCGGTCCGATTccttttattttgaatctCCAAAAGATACCCCAGAACCTGCTTCTTTACAGCATAATAACCATGGAAACGATGAATTTTCCTATAGTGTATTTGTAGATGACAGAAGGCTCTCACAACTGATACAGCAAGCTAACAgttcattttctgatatGTCAGACTCCAGCGATCAGTctatatcaaaatcaatcatatcatcttcttcctccGAAAGACATGCAAACACGGATAACATAAGAGGAAGTCCAAATCCATCACAAAAAGGCAAAAAGCCTGTATTACTCACTTCTCAAGATAACTTACTGAGCTCACAACACGAGTTAAAAGGCCATAGTAGTATGAATACAGTGGCAACTTCCGTCCTCATCTTATCTGGCAATAATCAAAGCAGTAACGATGCgttgaaattaaagagaGAATCTGTAGCATCAACAGGAGGTACATCTGGTAATAGAACGTCATCTTTCTATTCTGCTTTTGAAAGTCCCATAAATAGCAATAATTCCGCCTTAGAAAAGATCTGCCATTCCGGAGCAGTTTTAGATGATAAGGAACATGTGCCGATGGACAATTCTGAAATTGGCAGTCACTCATTCATGTATGAAGATACTATAGAGCCTACCATCGAAGAAGCGTataaacttttgaaaattgaagctGACATGCCAATGTGTAACCTTTCGCTAATACGAAGCAAAGAGTTTGAACCAACTAAATTCCAGCTTTCCatgaaatcattgaaagcCACTGATAACGCGAAACACATTTCTGCGTTGAGTCAAAACACAACATCCTATGCTACACAAAGTACTAATAAAAGTTCAAAACCGAGTAGAATCACCCATAATTCTTCCCtattggaaaatatattaGTAACATCGCCTACAAGCGATAAAACGGACAATACAAGaaatatatctttattaAAGACTATATCGTCACCACGAAAATTAAGACAATCAACTAATGAAATGCATATCACTCATACGCCAAAGATCACCAGATCCCAGCTCgatttaatgatttcaaacATAAACTCCGGCAGTTACAATGCTAATCCAACGAATAGTGACAGTCCCGATATAATAGACCTCCCCAACGACCTAGAGAAAGGTAATATACCTATACAGCATATTGACTCAAACTCGGTACATTCTTACGACTCAGAAAAGTACAAGTTCACGGACGTCTTCAGCATATGGAGCATAATAAAAATCATCACAATTGGGCTGATTGTACCGCCTGTCTTTCTCATGATTGCAGCTGGCAGTAAATGTGGATTTTCCGATTATAGAATCCTAAAACTAATATTAAACCAAGAACATCGAATTGGACTATTAAGAGGCTTTGTTTGGGATGTTGACATTCATTGGTTCAGAATGTTATGCTTTTGCATTGGTAGTATAGAGTTTATTGCTATACTAGCTTGCATTGGTGTTGGTGGAGGTGTTGGCCTAGCTACCGAGTAG
- the ORM1 gene encoding sphingolipid homeostasis protein ORM1 (similar to Saccharomyces cerevisiae ORM1 (YGR038W) and ORM2 (YLR350W); ancestral locus Anc_4.182): MNERISRTRTNTNSSSLSRSRANSYLTRSRTNSNKSMAEPFKDHRRKRSSSIISHVEQESMEDINDQNLLPNMNATWVDQRGAWIIHIVIIILLKLFFNLLPGITNESAWSLTNTIYVIGSYIMFHLIKGTPFDFNGGAYDNLTMWEQIDDETLYTPTRKFLIILPIILLLISNHYAKFSYNLFTMNSLIILFLGVVPKLPSTHRLRIQIPGLIGPAQIT, encoded by the coding sequence ATGAATGAAAGGATCTCTAGAACAAGAACAAAtacaaattcttcttcattatcgAGATCAAGAGCTAATTCTTACCTAACAAGGTCAAgaacaaattcaaataaaagtATGGCAGAGCCCTTTAAAGATCATCGAAGAAAAcgttcttcttcaattatttCACACGTAGAACAAGAATCTATGGAAGATATAAATgatcaaaatcttttacCAAATATGAATGCCACTTGGGTCGATCAAAGAGGCGCGTGGATTATCCACATAGTCATAATAATACTCTTGaaattgtttttcaatcttcTACCAGGTATCACGAATGAAAGTGCATGGTCTTTAACTAATACGATCTACGTCATCGGTTCTTACATAATGTTTCATCTAATTAAAGGTACCCCATTCGATTTCAATGGTGGTGCCTATGATAATTTAACTATGTGGGAACAGATAGATGATGAGACTTTGTACACTCCGACGAGAAAGTTTTTAATTATATTACCGATTATTTTACTACtaatatcaaatcattaCGCAAAATTTAGTTATAATTTATTCACTATGAATTCACTAATTATTCTATTTCTAGGTGTCGTTCCAAAATTACCTTCCACCCATAGACTAAGAATTCAGATTCCTGGCCTAATAGGTCCAGCTCAAATCACTTAA
- the ACB1 gene encoding long-chain fatty acid transporter ACB1 (similar to Saccharomyces cerevisiae ACB1 (YGR037C); ancestral locus Anc_4.181), translating into MVSQEFEEKAKAVQNLPNKPSNDELLKLYSLYKQATVGDCNTERPTGLLQMKDKSKWDAWNKLKGLSPEDAEQQYIDLVNELSKKYASK; encoded by the coding sequence ATGGTTTCtcaagaatttgaagaaaaggctAAAGCTGTTCAAAATCTCCCAAACAAGCCAAGCAATGACGAATTGCTAAAATTGTACTCTTTATACAAACAAGCCACAGTTGGTGATTGTAACACTGAAAGACCAACTGGTTTATTACAAATgaaagataaatcaaaatggGACGCTtggaacaaattgaaaggTCTTTCTCCTGAAGATGCCGAACAACAATACATCGACTTAGTCAACGAACTATCCAAGAAGTATGCTTCTAAATAA
- the MTE1 gene encoding Mte1p (similar to Saccharomyces cerevisiae YGR042W; ancestral locus Anc_4.187), translating to MKSHITEYSCQYTDQLRKKHKIWHDGKLKYFQLNGRFILYTEADNVVLASEFITSSKDLEKILNPDEFGVAEHHIFSKFLIIISDILCTYDKEVQINAFKDKRSISEIGGTTMASSRKLKYDESNEASMPARATPSPTHSSNSNSLSLALKFNRPFKPPKRISKVTTGANLNRPSIRSKRVDENTNLTVDLKGHMSKIIDPVRHEPTVPTLLQNFIDKEQLHRFRVNSSSKLRVIRCNPIIL from the coding sequence ATGAAGTCTCATATTACTGAATATAGTTGTCAGTATACAGACCAATTGAGGAAAAAGCATAAAATATGGCATGATGGTAagttaaaatattttcaactgAATGGGAGATTTATACTGTATACTGAGGCTGATAATGTCGTGCTAGCTAGTGAATTCATAACGAGTTCTAAAGATTTAGAGAAAATACTGAATCCTGATGAGTTTGGGGTGGCTGAACATCATATTTTTAGCAAGTTCTTAATAATCATTTCTGATATCCTATGCACATACGACAAAGAAGTCCAAATTAATGCTTTTAAAGACAAAAGAAGCATTTCAGAAATAGGGGGTACAACAATGGCATCCAGTAGAAAACTGAAATATGATGAATCTAACGAAGCTTCAATGCCTGCCAGAGCTACGCCAAGCCCTACTCACAGTAGTAATTCCAATTCTTTGAGCCTGGCATTAAAGTTTAATAGGCCTTTCAAACCCCCTAAAAGAATTAGCAAGGTCACAACGGGGGCCAATTTGAATAGACCCAGCATACGATCAAAGAGAGTTGACGAAAATACCAATTTGACAGTTGACCTAAAAGGCCATATGTCAAAGATTATTGATCCAGTTCGACATGAGCCAACTGTTCCTACattacttcaaaattttatagaTAAAGAGCAACTGCATCGTTTTAGAGTAAATTCTAGTTCAAAACTTCGAGTAATTAGGTGCAATCCGATCATcctttaa
- the KAFR0F03890 gene encoding aldo/keto reductase, producing MSYGKKKWSEWVEEDKEKVFNTLKYCYDKGLRTFDTADYYSNGYSEILLGEFLKKYKIKRETVVILTKIFFPVDETLDLHLGEEPIGVDQLDVVNQRGLSRKHIVDGVKRSVERLGTYIDVLQIHRFDQDTPIKERMKALNDVVEKGHVRYIGASSMLATEFAEMQFVAEKYEWFQFVNSQSLYNLIYREDERELIPFCKRHNIALTPWSPNHQGLLTRPIGSTTERSENDPFVKCTLTKKLEKSDIEIINRVEELAKKKKCSMAVISTAWVISKGCVPIVGMSKTSRVDDAIKALKVKFTDEELKYLEEPYKPKEYIS from the coding sequence ATGTCATATGGTAAGAAAAAATGGTCTGAATGGGTAGAAGAGGACAAAGAGAAGGTTTTCAATACCTTAAAATACTGTTATGATAAGGGATTGCGTACATTTGACACTGCCGATTATTATTCCAACGGTTACAGTGAGATTCTTTTAggtgaatttttgaaaaaatacaaGATCAAGAGAGAAACTGTTGTTATTTTAACCAAGATCTTTTTCCCTGTTGATGAAACACTTGATCTACATCTTGGTGAAGAGCCCATTGGAGTTGATCAATTGGATGTAGTCAATCAACGTGGATTATCACGTAAACATATAGTTGACGGTGTCAAAAGATCTGTGGAAAGGTTGGGTACATACATTGACGTCTTACAAATTCATAGATTTGATCAAGACACACCAATCAAAGAACGCATGAAAGCATTGAATGATGTTGTTGAAAAGGGCCATGTTCGATACATTGGTGCGTCGTCTATGTTGGCGACAGAGTTTGCTGAAATGCAATTTGTAGCTGAAAAATACGAGTGGTTTCAGTTCGTCAATTCTCAATCTCTATACAATCTCATTTATAGAGAAGATGAAAGAGAACTGATTCCATTCTGTAAGAGACACAACATTGCTTTAACTCCATGGTCTCCAAATCATCAAGGTTTATTGACTAGACCGATTGGATCGACCACAGAAAGATCAGAGAATGATCCATTTGTTAAGTGTACTTTAACTAAGAAACTAGAAAAGAGtgacattgaaattattaacAGGGTAGAAGAGCTCgctaagaagaagaaatgttCGATGGCAGTTATTTCCACTGCTTGGGTCATTAGCAAAGGTTGTGTCCCAATTGTCGGCATGAGTAAGACTAGTAGAGTGGATGATGCCATAAAGGCATTAAAAGTCAAATTTACTGATGAAGAACTAAAATACTTGGAAGAACCTTACAAGccaaaagaatatattagTTAG
- the FMP48 gene encoding protein kinase FMP48 (similar to Saccharomyces cerevisiae YGR052W; ancestral locus Anc_4.192), protein MYSKLTKIQSGSFSTVYKAWSSTLEQYVALKVIPKKKYSSEGMDNEYKIMKLLGRNHPNICSMLDFYEDDSYYVVVLEYCECGDLYDFLDIAKKQGDPYSPALIQLDFRNLINQLFSAINYAHSLGIAHRDIKPENILLTKDGNIKLADWGHATTDAKSKEYHIGTDNYRGPETFNGTESYDTIKSDYWSIGVTMLYLIFGQCPFKCAAFSNGDVSETEILGGNDRVYPRCNNFTNFLENPHGFVFTSYLAPSISIIENNDYKWSGNGKPALYVWQDLVDIYDVSQLCRIIVDTLMPIDPEDRSMVHAFDLFASVWSKSNQEQNVTKQYENNYTHLSLKNESAGTKDYPPAVCGLEQHENASPLTGSTPIEKQYNLLESRIAYS, encoded by the coding sequence ATGTACAGTAAGTTGACTAAAATTCAATCCGGTTCATTTTCCACTGTTTATAAAGCTTGGTCATCAACCCTCGAACAATATGTGGCTTTGAAAGTCATaccgaagaagaaatattctTCTGAAGGCATGGACAATGAATACaaaattatgaaattgCTGGGTCGTAATCATCCCAATATTTGCTCCATGTTAGATTTTTATGAAGACGATTCATATTATGTCGTGGTTTTAGAATATTGTGAATGTGGCGATCTCTATGATTTCTTAGATATTGCTAAGAAACAAGGTGATCCATACTCTCCAGCACTAATTCAATTagattttagaaatttgATTAATCAGCTGTTTTCTGCTATAAACTATGCTCATTCTTTAGGTATTGCCCACAGAGATATTAAACCTGAAAATATCCTATTGACTAAAGACGGTAATATTAAATTAGCTGATTGGGGTCATGCTACTACAGATGctaaatcaaaagaatatCATATCGGTACAGATAACTACCGTGGCCCAGAAACTTTCAACGGAACAGAAAGTTATGATACAATCAAGTCAGATTATTGGTCAATAGGTGTCACTATGCTATATTTAATCTTTGGCCAATGTCCATTCAAGTGTGctgctttttcaaatggtGATGTCAGTGAAACTGAAATCTTAGGTGGTAACGATAGAGTATATCCAAGATGCAATAATTTCACAAACTTTTTAGAAAATCCACATGGATTCGTATTCACATCCTACTTGGCTCCAAGTATCAGCATTATCGAAAATAATGACTACAAATGGTCTGGGAACGGCAAACCTGCATTATATGTATGGCAAGATCTAGTCGACATCTATGATGTATCACAATTATGCAGGATCATAGTGGATACGCTGATGCCCATTGATCCCGAAGATAGGTCAATGGTACACGCATTCGATTTGTTTGCTAGCGTTTGGTCAAAGAGCAACCAAGAACAAAATGTTACAAAACAATACGAGAATAATTATACTCATCTAAgcttgaaaaatgaaagtgCTGGCACTAAAGATTATCCACCTGCTGTATGCGGGCTTGAACAACATGAAAATGCTAGCCCGTTAACTGGTTCCACACCTATAGAAAAACAGTACAATTTACTGGAAAGCAGAATAGCTTATTCATAG
- the RME1 gene encoding Rme1p (similar to Saccharomyces cerevisiae RME1 (YGR044C); ancestral locus Anc_4.189), translated as MSQENNKQSYIFKDCTPLLKDSLTIQDSSSAYKQLEQVTQSFHCHNVKSSGLSNRLIAPESIDIFKANDAFEFSSYQPYNHPIDVFSDYVSTKSSRKRGKFQTQTFTITNAYNGRTQDVILKKPETENNSFNSNDVTNTDVEDVAEMERKQSDLFMGLMTDSYQQRSVANFNYVDESFEIKTPDETDFLFSPASSASSKSIVSSKFVPFESEAFVKLESPERNWISNGSLTTHDKLDDLSKQLQAEIRRLNSKKISEVSTNKIAKNKLITPPTTPSHMTLVEQLKSDKPLLQAISNTHKRGSYRCAHCPIMFSTVFEYASHLDKYEIRREFKCPFALCPWKILGLPRRSDLRRHCAIQHKHELPDDLKEYLNLKEGTYPSMDCPNKYCSRTFYRKDAYNRHVNVVHDNYDSRFNKRLQKLLQNCPTFESENTKIKYIRKMLNVKKKKKQQEV; from the coding sequence ATGTcacaagaaaataataaacaaaGCTATATATTCAAGGATTGCACGCCTCTTCTGAAGGATAGTTTAACTATCCAGGATTCTTCCAGTGCATATAAACAATTAGAACAAGTTACACAGTCTTTTCATTGTCATAATGTCAAGAGTTCCGGTCTATCTAATAGGTTAATTGCGCCAGAGTCAATTGACATCTTCAAAGCTAACGATGCCTTCGAATTCAGCTCTTACCAACCCTACAATCATCCAATAGACGTCTTTTCCGACTATGTTAGTACTAAGTCGTCGAGGAAGAGGGGCAAATTTCAAACACAAACATTTACCATCACCAATGCATATAATGGTAGAACGCAGGATGTAATACTAAAAAAACCAGAGACAGAAAATAATAGCTTCAACTCTAATGATGTTACGAATACGGATGTTGAAGATGTAGCTGAAATGGAGAGAAAACAGTCTGATCTATTTATGGGTTTGATGACGGATAGTTATCAGCAAAGGAGCGTCGCAAATTTCAACTATGTGGATGAAAGTTTCGAAATCAAGACACCTGATGAGACTGACTTCCTTTTTTCTCCTGCATCATCAGCATCCTCTAAATCTATAGTAAGTTCCAAATTTGTGCCATTCGAATCTGAAGCCTTCGTTAAATTAGAGTCGCCAGAGCGAAATTGGATAAGCAATGGTTCTTTGACGACGCATGACAAATTGGATGACTTATCAAAACAACTTCAAGCAGAGATAAGACGCTTGAATAGTAAGAAAATATCAGAAGTGAGTACAAATAAAATAGCGAAGAACAAATTGATAACTCCACCAACTACCCCAAGCCACATGACATTGGTAGAACAACTAAAGTCGGATAAACCACTATTACAAGCGATTTCAAATACCCATAAGAGAGGCAGTTACAGATGTGCACATTGTCCTATTATGTTCTCTACTGTCTTCGAATATGCGTCCCATTTAGATAAGTATGAAATAAGAAGGGAGTTTAAATGTCCCTTCGCATTGTGCCCATGGAAAATCCTGGGACTTCCAAGAAGATCAGACTTGAGGAGACATTGTGCCATTCAACATAAGCATGAGCTCCCTGACGACTTGAAGGAATACTTAAACTTGAAAGAAGGAACGTATCCCTCTATGGATTGTCCAAATAAGTACTGTTCCAGAACCTTTTACCGAAAGGACGCCTATAATAGGCACGTTAATGTGGTTCACGACAACTATGATTCTAGGTTTAATAAACGACTACAAAAACTACTCCAAAACTGTCCCACGTTCGAATCAGAAAAcacaaaaataaaatatatcagGAAAATGCTCAAtgtgaagaaaaagaagaagcaacaAGAAGTGTAA
- the KAFR0F03930 gene encoding uncharacterized protein (similar to Saccharomyces cerevisiae YGR043C and TAL1 (YLR354C); ancestral locus Anc_4.188): MAPPPEKKQKTESTDAKSSLEQLRAAGTKVVADTGDFEAIDKYHPQDSTTNPSLILAAAKKPAYKKLIDNAVEYGQNHGDTTEEKVCCAMDKLLVEFGSEILKIVPGVVSTEVDARLSFDKERTVKKALRLIELYEEAGHSKDKVLIKIAATWEGIQAARELESKHGIHCNLTLIFAFQQAVACAEGNITLVSPFVGRILDYYKQKTGKTYSVEEHPGILSVKKVYNYYKKYEYKTVIMAASLRTLDEVDALAGLDNMTLSLSLLDDLMNSNQTIARKLDVSKAKAEPLRKVTYIDNEPKFRYELNDNEMATMKLSDGIRKFAADALSLEGILEERLAEE, from the coding sequence ATGGCTCCACCACCGgaaaagaagcaaaaaaCTGAGAGTACTGATGCCAAAAGTTCTTTGGAACAATTAAGAGCTGCAGGTACGAAGGTTGTAGCAGATACTGGAGATTTTGAAGCGATTGATAAATATCATCCACAAGATTCTACTACGAATCCGTCGTTAATTTTGGCAGCAGCAAAAAAACCAGCTTACAAGAAGTTGATCGATAATGCAGTTGAGTACGGTCAAAACCATGGAGATACGacagaagaaaaagtgTGCTGTGCTATGGATAAACTACTTGTAGAATTTGGTTCcgaaattttgaagatagtCCCAGGTGTAGTATCAACTGAAGTTGATGCAAGATTatcttttgataaagaGCGTACAGTGAAAAAGGCACTCAGATTGATCGAGCTTTATGAAGAGGCGGGCCATTCCAAGGACAAGgttttgataaaaatcGCTGCTACTTGGGAAGGAATCCAAGCGGCAAGAGAACTAGAATCGAAGCATGGGATTCATTGTAACTTGACCTTGATATTTGCATTTCAGCAAGCTGTTGCCTGTGCAGAAGGAAACATTACATTAGTCTCTCCATTTGTAGGTAGGATTTTAGATTACTATAAGCAAAAAACCGGTAAAACATATTCAGTTGAAGAGCATCCGGGGATTCTGTCTGTCAAGAAAGTTTATAACTATTATAAGAAGTATGAGTACAAAACCGTTATTATGGCAGCATCATTGAGAACATTGGATGAAGTCGATGCCCTTGCTGGACTAGACAATATGACACTTTCTTTATCCTTATTAGACGATCTGATGAATAGTAATCAAACAATTGCAAGGAAGTTGGATGTGTCCAAAGCTAAAGCAGAACCACTCAGGAAGGTGACCTATATTGACAATGAGCCAAAATTCAGATATGAACTTAACGATAATGAAATGGCAACAATGAAATTATCTGATGGTATCAGGAAATTTGCGGCAGATGCTTTATCGCTAGAAGGGATCTTGGAGGAAAGGTTGGCggaagaatga